A window from Neodiprion fabricii isolate iyNeoFabr1 chromosome 2, iyNeoFabr1.1, whole genome shotgun sequence encodes these proteins:
- the LOC124176828 gene encoding fatty acid synthase — translation MSDKSETVTNCDEASLFATPEKGDEVVISGIAGRFPDSDNMTHFQENLFNKVDLVTDDDRRWKLDHPEIPQRTGKINGIGKFDSLFFGVHFKQAHTLDPMCRMLLEHAYEAIIDAGVNPRQLRGSNTGVFIGACFSESEKTWFYEKLQVNGFGITGCSRAMLANRISYWLGSHGPSYTVDSACSSSLFALDHAYRAIRSGQCDAAIVGGANLCLHPYVSLQFSRLGVLASDGKCKSFDADANGYVRSETISVIFLQKAKNAKRIYAKVVHTKTNCDGFKEQGITFPSTVMQSALLQQFYKECRVSPSSLAYVEAHGTGTKVGDPEEVYALEKVFCPGRTTPLRIGSIKSNLGHSEPASGLCSIAKVIIAMQSGYIPPNLNFKRPREGVTALEDGRIQVITELTPWDGGYVGVNSFGFGGANAHILLESHSKKKINNGQPEDDLPRLVVASGRTEEAVTTILNSLESRATDAEYVSLFHSIHLEEIPGHLYRGYTILPPRGLPQDSIRDVQHYPGAKRPVWFVFSGMGSQWAGMGEALMKIPAFAKAIDKCDAALKPHGVDIINILTNKDPKTFDNILNSFVGIAAVQVGLVDVLTSIGIVADNIIGHSVGELGCAYADGCFTAEQMVLSAYSRGLASIETELIYGSMAAVGLGYEEIKDLCPPDIEVACHNAAESSTISGPAESMKKFVAELQANNIFAREVPCSNIAYHSRYIAAAGPKLLNYLQKVIPDPKPRSQKWLSTSVPRNKWNTTSARLCSAEYHTNNLLSPVLFEETSNLIPTNAITIEIAPHGLLQAILRRSLDENVTNVALTKRGHKDNTQVLLQAVGKLYEVGLHPNLADLYPKIEYPVSNGTPMISPLVRWEHSDDWYVTCYRMQEKITSGERIVEVTLADEDFEWMAGHVIDGRNLFPATGYLVLIWETVGMMRGELYTEVSVVFEDVRFHRATTIPKEGSVELTLMVQKGSGRFEVVEGGTAVVTGLIRAISNPSQERVSDEILCEELDELNATGRDVYKELRLRGYQYAGVFRGIKRTSLSGTKGRIAWMNNWVAFMDNMLQMEILGTDTRGLYVPTGIQKLVIDTKSHWTAIQSMPDDDKEFTVQVDRDLNLTVAGGVEIRGLKAGAIARRKPAGDPVLEKFQFIAHRDRAEMALKDIACIATHIALENHRGFKVKTAELIGEVDNVSPENLTSLLIQEILSDLPLIQADINVVGSQEKFTNDVLPSTITVSELKKLSTDGDALMVISHGVFASKNHEILKQLQAVMVDGGFLLAREPLSIDSAIFATIRREGLDVILEKRTDREFIILLRKQSRLPEISAVIPINNYEFTWLSKLQAALEAEKEKKDSRNRRILLLSEGNFESGLLGLANCLQKEPGGEIVRGLLIQDSRAPKFSLENPFYSEQLRLDLAQNVLCSGKSWGSYRFLPLDPLKIQPVYHTQLAQLVRGDLSSLKWMEGSIQPGSRSDGLIKVHYSSLNFRDIMVSTGKLATEVVGRTRLQQECVIGYEYSGIDLKGHRIMGMIPCGSFSNYCIRDAELAWTVPDDWTLEDAATVPAAYGTAYYALYMNGKMRKGDKVLIHVGTGGVGQAAIRLALCEGCEVFTTVGTPEKREFIKKKFPQIDDNHIGNSRDTSFEQLILGETQGLGVDIVLNSLAEEKLQASVRCLAQGGRFLEIGKFDLVANNNLGMEVFLKEISFYGILVDNLFYFVGRKREELRALFQKGLSAGVIKPISRTVFSMNQTEEAFRYMAAGKHIGKVIMKIRDENPTGKPTLPLALPRYYCLEDSSYLILGGLGGFGLELADWLALRGARKLVLTSRRGINTGYQRMRINVWKGWGVKVVIIVGKDASTHEGCEAILKEAAALGPVDAIFNLAVVLKDGLCENQTVESFEESFKVKAWATKQLDKLSRILCPNLRHFVVFSSVSCGRGNAGQTNYGMANSIMERICESRAAENLPALAIEWGAVGDVGLVAEMQEEHKEIVIGGTLQQRISSCLQELDGFLRQNSTIVSSMVVAEKRAGGANATNIVDTVINIMGLKDLKTVSVHTPLAEIGMDSMMAVEIKQTIEREFEVFMTAQDIRALNFAKLQDLSAKLFEESIKHEKITELATDLGGIKILIRTLGTANLNKDICVPLPTKAEDRRGEVFILPGIEGTHMVFNSLAPKLRAPTTCLQLPLTIPNVVTIGDMADYFLPHVKERNKDRRDFIIAGYSFGSLVAIELVRRLESEGLHGRLVLIDGAPDYMKAVLNQNLMAETDDQLQSRVLSEIMDMLAPSVTATLVEELQNCVNWESKLAAFTKVLPAAKNLDFPTETQQEICSAIYHRIKAILNYDVSALSPLETPIILLRPKIHSVRSMPEDYGLKKITQGKIEVHYVEGNHVTMLEDNICATAINGEPIEDAASFKKSIMEDGANLAPIIPASNVSRS, via the exons ATGTCAGATAAAAGTGAAACCGTCACCAATTGTGATGAAGCTAGTTTGTTTGCTACCCCGGAAAAGGGTGATGAAGTGGTCATTTCGGGCATCGCTGGGAGGTTTCCAGACTCGGATAACATGACTCATTTTCAGGAAAATCTTTTCAATAAGGTTGATCTTGTCACCGATGACGATCGGCGTTGGAAATTAG ATCACCCGGAAATTCCCCAACGGacaggaaaaataaatggaatcGGAAAATTTGATTCGCTATTCTTCGGCGTGCACTTCAAGCAAGCCCACACTTTGGATCCCATGTGCAGAATGCTGTTAGAACATGCATACGAAGCTATTATTGATGCTGGCGTTAATCCGCGTCAACTCCGTGGTAGTAACACTGGCGTGTTCATTGGTGCTTGTTTTTCTGAGTCTGAAAAGACTTGGTTCTATGAAAAACTTCAG GTGAACGGATTTGGTATCACAGGCTGCAGTCGAGCCATGCTGGCAAATCGAATTTCTTACTGGCTCGGATCTCATGGACCGAGCTACACTGTAGACTCGGCATGCAGTTCAAGTCTGTTTGCCTTGGACCATGCATACAGAGCAATCAGAAGCGGACAGTGCGACGCTGCTATTGTGGGAGGCGCCAACTTGTGCCTTCATCCATATGTCTCGCTTCAATTCTCTAGACTCG GTGTACTCGCTTCGGATGGAAAGTGTAAATCGTTCGATGCTGATGCTAACGGTTACGTCCGCAGCGAAACTATATCTGTGATCTTCCTCCAAAAAGCGAAAAATGCGAAACGTATTTATGCCAAAGTTGTTCACACGAAAACGAACTGCGATGGTTTCAAGGAACAGGGCATCACATTTCCCTCGACTGTAATGCAGAGTGCACTGTTACAACAATTTTATAAGGAGTGTCGAGTTTCACCTTCCAGCCTGGCTTACGTAGAAGCTCACGGTACCGGAACAAAAGTTGGCGACCCCGAAGAAGTCTACGCCCTTGAGAAAGTATTCTGTCCAGGTCGTACTACACCATTACGAATTGGTTCCATCAAGTCGAACCTAGGACATTCCGAACCAGCCAGCGGTCTTTGTTCTATTGCTAAG GTTATAATCGCAATGCAGAGTGGATACATTCCACCAAACCTAAATTTTAAGCGTCCTCGTGAAGGAGTCACAGCATTAGAAGATGGCAGGATTCAAGTAATTACCGAATTAACCCCATGGGACGGTGGATACGTTGGTGTGAACTCTTTTGGTTTTGGCGGTGCCAATGCTCATATTCTCTTGGAATCACATTCGAAGAAGAAAATCAATAATGGCCAACCCGAAGACGACTTGCCTAGACTTGTAGTCGCTTCTGGGCGGACGGAGGAGGCTGTTACAACTATACTGAATAGC cTCGAAAGTCGGGCAACAGACGCGGAGTACGTGAGCCTCTTCCACAGTATACATTTGGAAGAGATTCCCGGCCACTTGTACCGTGGATATACCATTCTGCCACCCCGTGGCCTACCACAGGATAGCATTCGAGACGTACAACATTATCCCGGAGCCAAACGGCCAGTGTGGTTTGTATTCTCTGGAATGGGTTCTCAGTGGGCTGGAATGG GTGAAGCCCTCATGAAAATTCCTGCATTTGCCAAGGCTATTGACAAGTGTGACGCAGCCCTCAAGCCTCACGGAGTGGACATTATCAATATTCTGACAAACAAGGATCCAAAAACATTCGACAACATCTTGAACTCATTTGTCGGAATTGCCGCAGTTCAG GTTGGCTTAGTAGATGTTCTCACGTCCATAGGAATAGTAGCTGACAATATCATTGGGCATTCGGTGGGAGAGTTGGGCTGTGCCTATGCAGATGGTTGCTTCACTGCGGAACAAATGGTACTGTCGGCATATTCTCGAGGTCTAGCTTCGATAGAAACTGAATTGATTTACGGATCGATGGCAGCTGTGGGCCTTGGTTACGAAGAAATTAAGGATCTATGCCCACCGGATATCGAGGTAGCTTGTCACAATGCTGCCGAGAGTTCCACGATAAGCGGACCAGCTGAGTCCATGAAGAAATTCGTTGCTGAGTTGCAG GCAAATAACATCTTTGCTCGAGAAGTCCCGTGCAGCAACATTGCATACCATAGTCGCTATATAGCAGCAGCGGGcccaaaattattaaattacttGCAGAAGGTCATTCCTGATCCAAAACCCCGTAGTCAGAAGTGGCTCAGCACTTCCGTACCTCGTAACAAGTGGAACACTACTTCGGCTCGATTGTGCTCGGCCGAATACCACACGAATAACTTACTAAGTCCAGTTTTATTCGAAGAAACGTCGAACCTCATACCAACAAATGCAATTACTATCGAAATAGCGCCACACGGGCTGCTGCAAGCCATTTTACGGAGATCCTTGGACGAGAACGTTACCAATGTGGCTTTAACTAAACGTGGGCATAAAGATAACACCCAAGTTTTACTACAAGCCGTTGGCAAGCTTTACGAAGTCGGTTTACATCCAAATTTGGCCGACCTTTACCCTAAAATCGAGTACCCAGTCAGCAATGGCACTCCTATGATATCTCCTCTGGTACGTTGGGAACATTCTGATGACTGGTATGTGACCTGCTATAGGATGCAGGAGAAAATCACTTCAGGTGAAAGAATAGTGGAAGTAACACTGGCTGACGAAGACTTTGAATGGATGGCAGGCCATGTAATCGATGGGAGAAATCTGTTTCCTGCGACTGGTTACTTGGTACTAATTTGGGAGACTGTGGGTATGATGCGAGGTGAATTGTACACTGAAGTATCAGTCGTATTCGAAGATGTCAGATTTCACCGAGCGACCACAATTCCAAAGGAAGGCAGCGTTGAGCTTACGCTCATGGTTCAGAAAG GGTCAGGCAGATTTGAAGTTGTAGAAGGAGGTACTGCCGTTGTAACTGGGTTAATTCGTGCTATTTCAAACCCAAGTCAAGAACGCGTAAGCGATGAGATACTGTGTGAAGAATTAGATGAACTAAATGCAACTGGCAGAGATGTTTATAAAGAGTTACGTCTCAGAGGATATCAATACGCGGGAGTGTTTCGTGGTATTAAGCGTACATCATTGAGTGGGACCAAGGGACGCATAGCTTGGATGAACAATTGGGTAGCCTTCATGGATAATATGCTACAGATGGAAATATTAGGAACGGACACCCGAGGGCTTTACGTTCCCACCGGTATTCAGAAGCTTGTCATAGACACTAAAAGCCATTGGACTGCCATTCAGAGTATGCCTGACGACGACAAAG AATTCACAGTGCAAGTAGACAGAGATTTAAATCTTACTGTGGCTGGTGGGGTGGAAATAAGAGGACTGAAAGCGGGCGCTATTGCTCGTAGAAAACCAGCTGGGGATCCCGTACTTGAGAAGTTCCAATTCATAGCTCATCGAGATCGGGCTGAAATGGCACTGAAAGATATCGCTTGCATCGCTACACACATAGCACTTGAAAATCATCGTGGTTTTAAAGTGAAAACTGCCGAATTGATCGGTGAAGTAGATAATGTCTCACCTGAAAATCTAACTTCCCTCCTCATTCAAGAAATTTTGAGTGATTTACCCTTAATCCAGGCCGATATCAACGTCGTGGGATCCcaagaaaaattcaccaaCGATGTACTGCCATCTACTATTACAGTCTCagaactaaaaaaattgtccactGACGGTGATGCTTTAATGGTGATTAGTCACGGTGTCTTCGCTAgcaaaaatcacgaaattcTGAAACAACTTCAAGCGGTAATGGTGGACGGAGGATTTTTACTAGCCAGAGAACCGTTGAGTATCGATTCTGCCATTTTCGCAACTATAAGACGTGAGGGTCTTGACGTCATCCTGGAAAAACGTACAGATCgagaatttatcattttactCCGTAAACAATCGAGACTGCCCGAAATATCTGCAGTTATACCGATCAACAATTACGAATTCACGTGGCTATCTAAGCTTCAAGCTGCTCTAGAagcggaaaaagaaaaaaaagatagccGCAATCGTCGAATACTTCTTCTGAGTGAAGGGAATTTCGAAAGCGGGCTTTTGGGACTTGCTAACTGTCTTCAGAAAGAACCAGGCGGCGAAATTGTCCGAGGACTTTTAATTCAAGATTCGAGGGCTCCGAAATTTTCTCTAGAAAATCCGTTCTATTCTGAACAATTGCGATTAGACTTGGCACAAAATGTCCTATGTTCTGGGAAATCATGGGGTTCGTATCGGTTTCTTCCTTTGGATCCATTGAAAATACAGCCGGTTTATCACACTCAGTTGGCTCAACTAGTGCGTGGTGATTTGAGTTCACTCAAGTGGATGGAAGGTTCAATACAGCCGGGATCCCGCTCCGACGGCTTGATCAAGGTTCATTACTCGTCTTTGAATTTCCGTGATATCATGGTAAGCACTGGAAAATTAGCAACTGAAGTTGTTGGGAGAACAAGGCTACAGCAAGAATGTGTGATCGGATATGAATATTCTGGAATAGATCTGAAAGGTCATCGAATCATGGGAATGATCCCGTGTGGATCCTTTTCAAACTACTGTATCCGTGACGCGGAACTTGCTTGGACAGTGCCGGATGACTGGACACTAGAGGATGCAGCTACGGTCCCAGCTGCTTATGGAACTGCTTATTATGCGCTTTACATGAATGGCAAAATGCGAAAGGGCGATAAAGTTTTAATACATGTCGGGACCGGAGGTGTAGGTCAAGCAGCTATAAGATTAGCTCTCTGTGAGGGCTGCGAAGTTTTTACGACAGTAGGAACTCCGGAGAAACGTGAATtcattaaaaagaaatttccacAAATTGATGACAATCACATCGGCAATTCTCGAGATACAAGCTTCGAGCAATTAATTCTTGGAGAAACTCAAGGACTTGGAGTGGATATTGTGCTGAATTCTTTGgcagaagaaaaattacaggCCTCGGTTCGTTGCTTGGCACAGGGTGGTCGATTTTTAGAGATTGGGAAATTTGACCTTGTAGCAAACAATAACCTTGGAATGGAAGTATTTTTGAAGGAAATTAGCTTCTATGGCATCCTGgtagataatttattttactttgtcGGTCGTAAAAGAGAGGAACTGAGGGCGTTATTCCAAAAGGGACTGTCAGCGGGTGTAATCAAACCAATTTCCAGAACTGTATTCTCCATGAATCAAACTGAAGAAGCTTTCAGGTACATGGCAGCTGGAAAACACATTGGCAAG GTAATCATGAAAATCCGTGATGAAAATCCAACTGGTAAGCCAACTCTTCCTCTGGCGTTACCTCGTTACTATTGTTTAGAAGACAGCAGCTACCTTATTCTTGGTGGCTTGGGTGGATTCGGTCTGGAGCTCGCCGACTGGCTGGCACTTCGCGGAGCAAGGAAACTAGTTTTGACATCCCGAAGAGGAATCAATACCGGATATCAACGTATGCGAATTAATGTGTGGAAGGGATGGGGGGTGAAAGTTGTCATAATTGTTGGAAAAGATGCTTCGACGCACGAAGGGTGCGAAGCTATTCTGAAAGAGGCAGCGGCACTTGGTCCAGTAGATGCTATATTCAACTTGGCAGTGGTACTCAAGGACGGCCTATGTGAGAATCAAACAGTGGAATCATTCGAAGAATCTTTCAAAGTTAAAGCCTGGGCTACTAAGCAGCTGGACAAACTCTCCAGAATCTTGTGTCCAAATCTCAGGCATTTCGTGGTATTTTCATCAGTGTCCTGCGGCAGAGGGAACGCAGGGCAAACAAACTACGGAATGGCCAACTCTATAATGGAACGAATCTGCGAATCGAGAGCGGCAGAAAATCTCCCAGCTTTGGCCATTGAATGGGGAGCTGTTGGTGACGTTGGATTGGTGGCAGAAATGCAGGAAGAACACAAAGAAATTGTCATTGGTGGCACATTACAACAGAGAATATCTTCATGCCTGCAAGAGCTGGATGGTTTTCTACGACAAAATTCCACCATAGTCTCAAGCATGGTTGTTGCTGAGAAGAGGGCAGGTGGAGCTAATGCTACAAATATTGTCGATACAGTCATCAACATAATGG GGCTCAAGGACCTTAAAACTGTTAGTGTGCACACGCCTTTGGCAGAAATAGGAATGGATTCCATGATGGCTGTTGAAATCAAACAGACCATAGAGCGTGAATTCGAAGTGTTTATGACTGCACAAGATATCCGTGCTCTCAATTTCGCGAAGCTGCAAGACTTATCTGCGAAATTGTTCGAAGAGAGTATAAAACACGAAAAGATCACAGAATTGGCGACCGATCTAGGTGGTATAAAAATACTAATTCGAACTTTGGGAACGGCGAATCtgaataaagatatttgtGTGCCTCTGCCAACTAAGGCAGAGGATAGACGAGGAGAAGTTTTCATACTACCGGGAATCGAAGGAACCCACATGGTATTCAATTCATTGGCTCCTAAACTAAGAGCTCCAACGACTTGTTTACAGCTTCCGCTGACTATTCCAAACGTAGTAACGATTGGCGATATGGCAGACTATTTCTTGCCG CATGTCAAGGAAAGAAACAAAGATCGCAGAGACTTCATAATAGCTGGATATTCTTTCGGAAGTTTAGTGGCTATTGAGCTTGTGAGACGTTTAGAGTCCGAAGGTCTCCACGGTCGCCTCGTGTTAATTGATGGCGCACCCGATTATATGAAAGCAGTACTTAATCAAAACTTGATGGCAGAAACTGACGACCAGCTACAATCTCGTGTACTTTCGGAGATAATGGATATGCTTGCACCCTCCGTCACCGCAACG CTTGTTGAGGAATTACAAAATTGCGTCAACTGGGAGAGTAAATTGGCAGCATTCACCAAAGTGTTGCCAGCAGCAAAAAATTTAGATTTCCCGACAGAAACTCAGCAGGAAATATGTTCTGCTATTTACCACCGAATCAAAGCAATTTTGAATTACGACGTCTCAGCATTGTCACCCTTAGAAACACCGATAATCTTACTCAGGCCTAAGATTCACTCCGTACGTTCGATGCCGGAAGATTATGGGCTAAAAAAG ATTACTCAGGGAAAGATAGAAGTGCACTACGTTGAAGGGAATCACGTTACAATGTTGGAAGATAATATCTGCGCTACAGCTATAAACGGAGAACCTATCGAAGATGCTGCGTCGTTCAAGAAAAGCATAATGGAAGATGGTGCAAACCTAGCACCCATCATTCCTGCAAGTAATGTCAGCAGAAGTTAA